In Candidatus Acidiferrales bacterium, a single window of DNA contains:
- the ltaE gene encoding low-specificity L-threonine aldolase, whose protein sequence is MPREMSDTPEASELETIVDLRSDTVTKPTPEMRRAMAEAEVGDDVYGEDPTVNRLEARAAEVFCREAALFVPSGTMGNQIAIKCFTHHGNEVICEEAGHIYNYEMAAMSALSGCIARVIRGQDGVLTWAMIEPQIRPKIYYRAQTGLISLENTHNMAGGTVYPQEIADEICGKAHERGLPVHLDGARIFNAAVAQGKSVRELSSKFDSVMFCLSKGLGAPVGSMLVGSREFIEKARVYRKMFGGGMRQAGVLAAAGLIALEKMPQRLVKDHQNARRLAEGLASIRGIRIDAAKVVTNIVILDVKDTSKTAAQVSSAMKERKILANPTSAFTLRMVTHLDVDESGIERALAAMREITRS, encoded by the coding sequence ATGCCGCGGGAAATGTCGGACACGCCGGAGGCGTCGGAGCTTGAAACCATTGTGGACCTGCGCAGTGATACAGTGACCAAACCCACTCCGGAGATGCGCCGGGCGATGGCGGAAGCGGAGGTGGGCGACGACGTTTACGGCGAAGACCCGACCGTGAACAGGCTGGAAGCCCGGGCGGCCGAAGTCTTTTGCCGCGAGGCAGCCCTCTTTGTCCCTTCCGGCACGATGGGAAACCAGATTGCGATCAAGTGTTTCACCCATCACGGCAACGAGGTCATTTGCGAAGAGGCGGGCCATATTTACAACTATGAGATGGCTGCCATGTCCGCCCTGAGCGGTTGCATCGCGCGGGTGATTCGAGGGCAAGATGGCGTCCTGACCTGGGCCATGATCGAGCCGCAAATTCGGCCCAAGATCTACTACCGCGCCCAGACGGGACTCATCTCGCTTGAGAATACGCACAACATGGCCGGCGGGACGGTCTATCCGCAGGAAATCGCCGACGAGATATGCGGGAAGGCACACGAGCGCGGGCTGCCGGTGCATCTGGACGGCGCGCGCATCTTCAACGCGGCCGTGGCGCAGGGGAAGTCGGTTCGAGAACTCTCGTCCAAGTTCGATTCGGTGATGTTTTGCCTGTCCAAGGGCCTAGGCGCGCCGGTGGGCTCAATGCTGGTGGGTTCGCGCGAATTTATCGAGAAGGCTCGCGTCTATCGAAAAATGTTCGGCGGCGGGATGCGCCAGGCAGGCGTGCTGGCAGCGGCGGGTTTGATTGCGCTCGAAAAGATGCCGCAGCGATTGGTGAAGGACCACCAGAACGCCAGAAGGCTTGCCGAAGGCCTTGCTTCCATCCGCGGGATTCGCATCGACGCCGCCAAGGTAGTGACCAACATCGTCATCCTCGACGTCAAGGATACGAGCAAAACCGCCGCGCAGGTTTCCTCAGCAATGAAGGAACGAAAGATCCTTGCCAATCCCACCTCGGCTTTCACGCTGCGCATGGTGACTCATCTGGATGTGGACGAATCCGGCATTGAGCGCGCCCTGGCCGCCATGCGCGAAATTACTCGCAGTTGA
- the hemW gene encoding radical SAM family heme chaperone HemW, with the protein MEIHSAFPRTLGIYLQVPFCRSKCAYCNFDSGVYSKTVQASYFTCLGKEITSARRWLNQAGVDTALFDLPVDTIYLGGGTPSLFEDELACLMARLGRNFRFMPEREVTLEADPETVTRERAGRWRTAGFNRISLGVQSFEDDELKAVGRRHRRHDIVSAVAGLRAAGFENISFDLIAGLPHQTRSSWNENLAWVERLGPAHVSVYALEVDEGSRLGREMLSGGRRYHAQEVPDEDQIADFYEAARTGLAGLGYEHYEISNFARPGCASQHNLKYWNREPYLGLGASAHSFNGTARWANTAEATDYVVSIQEGQPPLASVEVVTPERALEETMFLGLRKRSGIDLALVSGRYGEEIIQKIEPKIRALENAGLLCRRGSVVCLAPEALLVSNEVFREFVE; encoded by the coding sequence ATGGAAATCCACAGTGCATTCCCACGAACCCTCGGCATCTACCTGCAGGTGCCCTTCTGCCGGTCCAAGTGCGCCTATTGCAACTTCGATTCGGGCGTTTATTCGAAAACAGTGCAGGCTTCCTACTTTACCTGCCTTGGCAAGGAGATCACCTCGGCGCGGCGCTGGCTCAACCAAGCGGGCGTGGACACGGCCCTGTTCGATTTGCCGGTGGACACGATTTACCTCGGCGGCGGGACGCCGAGCCTTTTTGAGGACGAGCTGGCCTGCCTGATGGCCCGGCTCGGACGGAACTTCCGGTTCATGCCCGAAAGAGAGGTGACGCTCGAAGCCGACCCGGAAACGGTCACCCGCGAACGCGCCGGGCGATGGCGCACAGCCGGGTTCAATCGTATCAGCCTGGGAGTGCAATCGTTCGAGGACGACGAACTCAAAGCGGTGGGGCGGCGGCATCGCCGGCATGACATTGTTTCGGCGGTGGCTGGACTGCGCGCTGCCGGCTTTGAGAATATTTCTTTCGACCTGATCGCCGGGTTGCCGCACCAGACGCGCTCCAGTTGGAATGAAAATCTGGCCTGGGTGGAAAGGCTCGGGCCCGCGCATGTTTCCGTCTATGCGCTGGAAGTGGATGAAGGAAGCCGGCTCGGACGAGAAATGCTCTCCGGCGGCCGGCGCTACCACGCGCAGGAAGTCCCCGACGAAGACCAGATTGCCGATTTCTATGAAGCGGCGCGAACGGGACTCGCCGGGTTGGGATACGAGCACTATGAGATTTCGAACTTCGCCCGGCCGGGTTGCGCCTCGCAGCACAACCTGAAATACTGGAATCGCGAACCGTATCTGGGTCTTGGCGCTTCCGCTCATTCGTTCAATGGGACGGCACGCTGGGCTAATACCGCCGAAGCGACCGACTACGTTGTCTCCATCCAAGAGGGACAGCCACCACTTGCTTCCGTGGAAGTGGTGACGCCGGAGCGGGCCCTCGAGGAGACCATGTTTCTGGGCTTGAGAAAGCGATCCGGCATCGATCTTGCCCTGGTGAGCGGGCGGTACGGCGAAGAAATCATCCAAAAGATCGAGCCTAAGATTCGCGCGCTTGAGAACGCCGGGCTGCTCTGCCGGCGCGGGTCGGTGGTGTGCCTGGCCCCGGAAGCGCTGCTGGTCTCGAATGAAGTCTTTCGCGAGTTTGTGGAGTAG
- a CDS encoding secondary thiamine-phosphate synthase enzyme YjbQ — protein sequence MMKPAGQHAKQPARGLTRVLEVKTARRTELVEITREVEKLVVESGCQSGVCHLHVPHTTAGITINENDDPDVPRDIEAALDRLVPKDGPYKHWEGNADSHIKSTIVGCTQSVPIEGGRLVLGKWQAIFFCEFDGPRDRQVNVKIIRA from the coding sequence ATGATGAAGCCAGCAGGCCAGCATGCGAAGCAGCCGGCGCGCGGCCTGACCCGCGTGCTCGAGGTCAAGACCGCGCGGCGCACCGAGCTCGTCGAAATCACCCGCGAGGTCGAAAAGCTGGTCGTCGAATCAGGCTGCCAGAGCGGCGTCTGCCACCTCCACGTGCCGCACACCACCGCCGGCATCACCATCAACGAAAACGACGACCCCGACGTGCCCCGCGATATCGAGGCTGCCCTCGATCGCCTGGTGCCCAAGGACGGCCCCTACAAGCACTGGGAGGGAAATGCCGACTCGCACATCAAATCCACCATCGTCGGTTGCACCCAATCCGTTCCCATCGAGGGCGGCAGGCTCGTTCTGGGGAAATGGCAAGCCATCTTTTTTTGTGAATTTGACGGACCGCGCGACCGGCAAGTGAACGTCAAGATCATCCGCGCCTGA
- a CDS encoding M20/M25/M40 family metallo-hydrolase — protein MEMTRREFSKIASKAAALGAGAGFFSFLDEPAGFAQDVLDSPAAAKIHKYIEQHEAEHVARIQEFLRLPSVSSWGWGTKVAGRENMRECADSLIGMFKKMGCQFAELVKTDGLAGVAAGYDSGAKKTISHYFMYDTQPFDEKEWSSPPLAANVVDRPPFGKTIIARGAINSKGPLVAFLNACESIIAVEGKLPVNILFTCDGEEEQGSPHFHQVLHPYLDRLKKCHAHLGAGPSQNSQGQVSMALGNKGIAYFELECHGGRWGRGPQKIPIHSSRKAILDSPVWRLVDALRTLYDPAANRILVPGYYDAIAPPTAEEEMLIATLIQKIGGRALASDKENAKAWMNDWNDLEAIRHLTFDTTLNIDGVWAGYTGPGVATILPEKATVKIDSRLVPNQEIDKQIALVRQHFDQKGFGEIELRKMGGGDEWSRTSVKAPAVQAVLSVYKRYGIEPAIWPRAAGSSPQAQYTRPPLNLPAASGGLGHGGRAHSIDEYFVVEGNEKVAGLVKCEQSMVDILYAYAHWPE, from the coding sequence ATGGAAATGACGCGGCGGGAATTCTCGAAGATTGCCAGCAAAGCAGCGGCGCTGGGCGCAGGGGCTGGCTTTTTCTCCTTCCTGGATGAACCGGCCGGCTTCGCACAAGATGTGTTGGATTCCCCGGCGGCGGCGAAGATCCACAAATACATCGAGCAGCACGAGGCCGAACACGTTGCCCGCATCCAGGAATTCTTGCGGCTGCCGAGCGTTTCAAGCTGGGGCTGGGGCACAAAGGTCGCCGGTCGGGAGAACATGCGGGAATGCGCCGACTCGCTGATCGGGATGTTCAAGAAGATGGGTTGCCAGTTCGCCGAACTGGTGAAGACTGACGGCTTGGCCGGCGTCGCGGCGGGCTATGACAGCGGCGCGAAGAAGACGATTTCCCATTATTTCATGTATGACACGCAACCCTTCGACGAAAAGGAGTGGTCTTCGCCGCCGCTCGCCGCCAACGTCGTTGACCGGCCGCCATTTGGCAAGACGATCATCGCCCGCGGCGCCATCAACTCGAAGGGGCCGCTGGTGGCCTTTCTGAACGCGTGCGAATCCATCATCGCTGTCGAAGGCAAGCTGCCCGTGAACATTCTTTTCACCTGCGACGGCGAAGAAGAGCAGGGCTCACCGCACTTCCATCAAGTGCTCCACCCCTACCTGGACCGGCTGAAAAAGTGCCACGCCCACCTGGGTGCGGGGCCGTCGCAGAACAGCCAGGGCCAGGTCTCGATGGCACTCGGCAACAAGGGCATCGCCTATTTCGAGCTCGAGTGCCACGGCGGGCGCTGGGGCCGCGGGCCGCAGAAGATCCCGATTCACTCCTCGCGGAAGGCCATCCTCGATTCACCGGTGTGGCGGCTGGTGGACGCTTTGCGGACACTCTACGACCCGGCCGCCAACCGCATCCTCGTGCCCGGTTACTACGACGCCATCGCCCCGCCCACCGCGGAAGAGGAAATGCTCATCGCTACGCTGATTCAGAAAATCGGCGGGCGCGCGCTTGCCTCGGACAAGGAAAACGCCAAGGCATGGATGAACGACTGGAATGACCTGGAGGCGATCCGTCACCTGACGTTCGACACCACGTTGAATATTGACGGCGTTTGGGCTGGTTATACCGGCCCTGGCGTGGCCACTATCCTGCCCGAGAAGGCGACGGTGAAGATTGACTCGCGCCTGGTGCCCAACCAGGAGATCGACAAGCAGATCGCGCTCGTTCGGCAGCACTTCGACCAGAAAGGCTTCGGGGAGATCGAGCTGCGGAAGATGGGCGGGGGCGACGAATGGTCGCGCACCTCGGTAAAGGCGCCGGCGGTGCAGGCGGTGCTCAGCGTCTATAAGCGCTATGGCATCGAACCGGCCATCTGGCCGCGCGCAGCGGGCTCGAGCCCTCAGGCGCAGTACACCCGCCCGCCGCTCAATCTCCCGGCGGCATCGGGCGGGCTGGGCCATGGCGGTCGCGCTCACTCGATTGACGAATATTTCGTCGTCGAGGGCAACGAGAAAGTGGCCGGACTGGTGAAGTGCGAGCAGTCTATGGTGGATATCCTCTACGCATACGCGCACTGGCCGGAATAG
- a CDS encoding tagatose 1,6-diphosphate aldolase — MKVTPGKQKGLQAVSDSRSVIAAAAMDQRGSLRSAIAKEKGVDKKAVTPEMMAEFKEAVARVLTPHSSAILLDPEYGLTAARMRAKNAGLLLAYEKSGYDNTQPGRLPDLLDHYSVRRLVEAGADCIKILLYYTPFDPPAINETKHAWVERIGAECAALDVPFFLEFVGYEEGLDEKGIEFARKKPEVVAKSMEEFSKPRYGVDIMKVEVPVNMAFVAGTRSCKGESAYSKEQAKDLFRKAAAAAGRPFIYLSAGVSNETFSESLELAGESGVNFSGVLCGRATWKDSIPIYGKQGVKALEDWLANQGVKNIRNVNDRLSAAKPWFSFYGVTSAAALS, encoded by the coding sequence ATGAAGGTCACCCCGGGAAAGCAGAAAGGTTTGCAGGCGGTTTCCGATTCCCGCAGCGTCATCGCCGCCGCTGCCATGGATCAGCGGGGCTCGCTCCGCAGCGCCATCGCCAAGGAAAAGGGCGTGGATAAGAAGGCCGTCACCCCGGAGATGATGGCCGAGTTCAAGGAAGCCGTCGCCCGCGTATTGACGCCGCACTCGAGCGCCATCCTGCTCGACCCGGAGTACGGCCTTACCGCTGCCAGGATGCGCGCGAAGAATGCCGGCCTGCTGCTGGCCTACGAGAAGAGCGGCTACGACAACACGCAGCCCGGCCGCCTGCCCGACCTGCTCGACCACTACTCGGTGCGGCGTCTGGTCGAGGCCGGCGCCGATTGCATCAAGATTCTGCTCTACTACACGCCGTTTGACCCGCCCGCCATCAACGAGACCAAGCACGCCTGGGTCGAGCGCATCGGCGCCGAATGCGCCGCCCTCGACGTCCCCTTCTTCCTCGAATTTGTCGGTTACGAGGAAGGACTCGACGAGAAGGGCATCGAGTTTGCCCGCAAGAAGCCCGAAGTGGTCGCCAAGAGCATGGAGGAGTTCTCCAAGCCCCGCTACGGCGTGGACATCATGAAGGTGGAAGTCCCGGTCAATATGGCTTTCGTCGCCGGCACGCGTTCCTGCAAGGGCGAATCGGCTTACAGCAAGGAACAGGCCAAGGACTTGTTCCGCAAAGCCGCCGCGGCCGCGGGAAGGCCCTTTATCTACCTCTCAGCCGGCGTCAGCAACGAGACGTTCAGCGAAAGCCTGGAGCTGGCCGGAGAATCGGGCGTAAATTTTTCCGGCGTGCTCTGCGGTCGCGCCACGTGGAAAGACTCCATTCCCATCTACGGCAAACAAGGGGTCAAGGCGCTCGAAGACTGGCTCGCCAATCAGGGAGTGAAGAACATCAGGAACGTGAACGACCGGCTGAGCGCTGCCAAACCGTGGTTCAGCTTTTACGGCGTCACCTCCGCCGCCGCGCTAAGCTGA